The Desulfuromonas sp. TF nucleotide sequence GTCATCTTGCCCTCCGCCAGATCGTGCCCCTTCGCCTTGCCGAATTCGGACTGATCAGCCACATAGTCCAGGGCGTCATCCATAAACTGGAAAGCGATACCGAGTTCCAGTCCGAATTCTGAAAGCGCCGCTTCCTGCTGCGGAGTCACCTGACCCAGAATGCCGCCGCATTGACAGGCGGCAGCGATCAAGATGGCCGTCTTGTTCCGCACGACTGAGATGTAGCTGTCCTCATCCAGATCGAGGTCGCAGGTGTTGATGAGTTGAAGAACCTCTCCTTCAGCCATCATGGTGGTGGCGTCGGAGAGGACTTCGAGAATCTGCAGATTGCCGCCACGGACCATGATGGAGAACGACTTTGCAAAGAGAAAATCGCCCACAAGAACTGAAGCCTCGTTGCCCCAGACGGCATTGGCCGAAGCATTCCCCCGCCGCAGTATGGCGCTGTCAACAACGTCGTCATGCAGCAATGTCGCAGTATGGATAAACTCCACGACACTGGCCAGGCCGATGTGATAATCTCCCCG carries:
- a CDS encoding polyprenyl synthetase family protein, with translation MDKVLALLDDDLIRVEAQFKKDLTSEVALIRKVGEYVLASGGKRIRPMLLLLCSRLGGYRGDYHIGLASVVEFIHTATLLHDDVVDSAILRRGNASANAVWGNEASVLVGDFLFAKSFSIMVRGGNLQILEVLSDATTMMAEGEVLQLINTCDLDLDEDSYISVVRNKTAILIAAACQCGGILGQVTPQQEAALSEFGLELGIAFQFMDDALDYVADQSEFGKAKGHDLAEGKMTLPLIHALRHCDAEERKRVAEIVEKEELTSDDFAYVIDLIERCKGIDYTRSRARELVTMAKRRLDVFPDGPEKEALFSLADYAVDRRK